In Microcaecilia unicolor chromosome 1, aMicUni1.1, whole genome shotgun sequence, the following are encoded in one genomic region:
- the LOC115481121 gene encoding uncharacterized protein LOC115481121 isoform X4, whose amino-acid sequence MVNRGAAAGFLLQALTSVLRSAYCLFNPVGLNLEDLLPAASWIFTVIGLPLLAFGFHWLSGDHSTANTILGGGVLLAAGFEYFTEDGRTMMAYAVIATTSVSILIVSIFTGNAYGILGSMALSAAGLLSTVKTEALLVLRKEAALDCVLAAGTLAFQRSLKIQYLDFM is encoded by the coding sequence GTGAATCGAGGGGCTGCTGCTGGGTTTCTCCTGCAGGCTCTCACTTCAGTCCTGAGATCAGCTTACTGCCTCTTTAACCCAGTAGGACTGAACCTGGAAGACCTCCTCCCAGCTGCTAGCTGGATATTCACAGTCATCGGCCTCCCGTTGCTCGCTTTTGGATTCCACTGGCTGAGTGGTGATCACAGCACTGCCAACACCATCCTTGGAGGTGGTGTGCTTCTGGCTGCAGGTTTTGAGTATTTCACCGAGGATGGCAGAACTATGATGGCTTATGCTGTAATTGCGACCACCTCAGTCAGCATCCTTATAGTATCCATCTTTACTGGAAATGCATATGGGATTCTGGGCAGCATGGCACTGAGTGCAGCTGGCCTACTGTCCACTGTGAAAACGGAAGCACTGCTGGTACTTAGGAAAGAAGCAGCACTGGACTGTGTCCTGGCCGCAGGGACCCTAGCATTCCAGCGGTCTTTGAAGATTCAGTACTTGGATTTCATGTGA
- the LOC115481121 gene encoding uncharacterized protein LOC115481121 isoform X3 — MCRKWSFALAWKAGVELKVNRGAAAGFLLQALTSVLRSAYCLFNPVGLNLEDLLPAASWIFTVIGLPLLAFGFHWLSGDHSTANTILGGGVLLAAGFEYFTEDGRTMMAYAVIATTSVSILIVSIFTGNAYGILGSMALSAAGLLSTVKTEALLVLRKEAALDCVLAAGTLAFQRSLKIQYLDFM; from the coding sequence GTGAATCGAGGGGCTGCTGCTGGGTTTCTCCTGCAGGCTCTCACTTCAGTCCTGAGATCAGCTTACTGCCTCTTTAACCCAGTAGGACTGAACCTGGAAGACCTCCTCCCAGCTGCTAGCTGGATATTCACAGTCATCGGCCTCCCGTTGCTCGCTTTTGGATTCCACTGGCTGAGTGGTGATCACAGCACTGCCAACACCATCCTTGGAGGTGGTGTGCTTCTGGCTGCAGGTTTTGAGTATTTCACCGAGGATGGCAGAACTATGATGGCTTATGCTGTAATTGCGACCACCTCAGTCAGCATCCTTATAGTATCCATCTTTACTGGAAATGCATATGGGATTCTGGGCAGCATGGCACTGAGTGCAGCTGGCCTACTGTCCACTGTGAAAACGGAAGCACTGCTGGTACTTAGGAAAGAAGCAGCACTGGACTGTGTCCTGGCCGCAGGGACCCTAGCATTCCAGCGGTCTTTGAAGATTCAGTACTTGGATTTCATGTGA